ATGGAGTCAAGGAAGAAGTTAAGAAAACCCTTGGAGAAAATTTCCTAGTTCAAAACAGGGAAGAGCAGCATGAGACTTTTTACAAGATGATGGCAATGGAAAAGCTAATTGCCTATTTGATTCTGTCCTTTATTCTGCTTATTGCAATCTTCAATGTGATCAGCACCTTGTCAATGTTAATATTCGAGAAGAGACACAGCATTTCGACTCTTAGGAGCATGGGTGCTGACAGAAAATTAATAAACAGGATCTTCTTGACCGAAGGCTGGCTGATATCCCTTGCCGGAGCTGGTGCCGGACTAGGCCTTGGTTTATTGGCTATATGGCTGCAACAAACCTTTGGCCTTATCAGGTTTAGCGGAGAAGGGACCTTTATCGTAGAGTACTACCCTGTAATTCTGCGTTGGAGAGATGTACTGCTGGTCTTTGTAACAGTATCTGTCACTGGTTTTCTTGCTGCGTGGTATCCGGTTCGTTCGATAGTGAATCGTTATTACACTGAACTTCAGAAGGAATAAAATCCTTGTATTCTTCACCCACTTCCGAAAGCAGTTGTAATATCTCTTCAAAGCTTGAGCTTTGAAGCAGCTTGATTTTTTTGTCTCTGAAATGAGGCAGTCCCTTGAAGGTCACAGCAAGGTGTCTGCGGGTATGGAGGATACCTCTCCTTTCGCCCAGCCATTCAACGTTTGCACAGAGGTGCTTCTTTACAAAGTCAACATGTTCCTCCATTGAAAGAGGTTGCAGTAATTCACCTGTATCCAGATAATGTCTTATTTCCCTGAAAATCCAAGGCCGTCCTATTGTTGCCCTGCCAATCATTACAGCATCAACACCGTACTTATCAAAGCACTCTCCCGCCTGTACAGCGGTAGTCACATCACCATTGCCAATAATTGGAATTTTTATTCTTGGATTATTCTTAACAGCGCCTATCTTCTCCCAGTCAGCCGTTCCGGTATAGAGCTGACTCCGAGTGCGTCCATGTATTGTTAAAGCACTTATCCCAACATCCTGCAATTGTTCAGCAAGTGTTTCGATAATAAGAGAATTCTCATCCCAACCCAGTCGGGTTTTAACAGTTACCGGCACTTTAACAGCCTTGACGACTCTCTCAGTAATCTCTAGCAAGAGATCGGGGGTCTTAAGCATTCCCGAGCCGGCACCTTTCACTGCAATCTTTTTGACAGGGCAGCCAAAGTTGAGATCAATAAGGTCTGGACCAGCTGCCTCAGCAATCTTAGCAGCTTCAACCATAGCATCAGGATCCTTGCCATAGATCTGAATTCCAACCGGACGTTCGCTATCCCGTAGAATTAGCTTATCTCTGGTTTTTTCGACCTCACGAATTAGGGCATCTGAGGAGACAAACTCCGTATAGAGCATGTCAGCACCAAAGTCCTTGCAAAGGCTTCTGAATACCAAATCAGTAACATCCTCCATTGGTGCCAGGAAAAGTGGTTTATCTCTAAATGTAATGTCGGCTATTCTCATCAGACCCTCCTAAATAATACTATCTGCTCTGTCTCCATCAATAGTGGCTTTGATCAATAGACACTTGCTTAAAGCAGGGCAAAGATAAACTATTTAACTATTGAGATAGAAATTGTTATTTGAAAAAGCTTTTTTCGTATTTTAGTACAGGATAAAGCACTACTGAACCCATGATAAAAAAAACAGGCCATGCACCGGGGAATGTGAAGTTGGCAAGAATAATGCCCTCTATACTGTTCGCTGTCCTGGCCCTTTGCTTGTCTTCATGCATTAAAAGCAGTTCTGATAAAGACGCCGGAAACATCGAGATTTCCGACATCGCTGTATCAGATTCAGTTATTGCCAATCAGTTGATAGAGCGATCAGAGAGTTTTTTCAAAGAAGCAGGGGCCAAATCTGAAGAACTTGATGCATTCCTCCTTGAAGCTCTTGATTTAGCAGAACGAAGGAACCTCATCAGACAAGAGATCAGCATTTACAATACTGTAGGCAAAAGATTCCGGAACAGGTCTCAGTATGGTGAAGCGCTTAAATACCACCATAGGGCACTTAAACTGGCCCAAAGCATAAATGATGCAGCTCTGCTGGCAGATATTTATAACCAGATTGGTGTTGTTTACCGACGCATTGATGACAACTCCCTTGCGCTTGATATGCACTTCAAGGCATTGAAACTTGCAGAGGAGGTAAATGACACCTTCAATATCAGCGTGTCAATGAACAGTATTGGCAACGTTAACTTCAATCTGGAACGTTATCACACAGCAATTGAGTATCTCTTGCGCTCGATGCATTTGTCAGAGGTGACACGCAATGAGACCGGTCTTGCAATAAACCACAATAACATTGGAGAATGTCTGCTAAGGCTGGGACAAGCTGACAGCGCTCTAGTACACTTTTTCACTTCACTTGAGTACAACACCAAGACCGGCAACCGGATGGGGCAGTCTATCTGTTACAACAGTATTGGTGCAGCTTACATCGCCAAAGGCGAATATGATGTAGCAGAAAGTTACCTCGAGAGAGCCCTGGAAATAAACCGCACAATGAGCGATCTTATGCAGGTTGCAATGAGCCTGGGCAAGATTGGGGAACTTCATTTAATTACCGGAAACAACGAAGAAGCACTTAGCTATCTTACTGAATCATTTGAAATAGCTTCTTCAATTGGATCCCGTTTTCAGGCTGAAGAAAGTGCAAGGCTCCTGTCCTCTTTCTTCGAAAATAAAGGAAACTACAAGCGGTCGCTTGAATATTTCAAAATTGCAACCCAATTCAAGGACAGTATACTCAATGAGAAAAATATGAACCATCTCAATACCATCGGAGCCATGATGGAGGTTGAGGCCCAAAGAGACAGGATACAACAGTTAAATGAGGAGACTCTTCAGCAGCAGGAAGTGCTGATACGTCAGCGCCTG
The genomic region above belongs to Xiashengella succiniciproducens and contains:
- a CDS encoding tetratricopeptide repeat protein, translating into MIKKTGHAPGNVKLARIMPSILFAVLALCLSSCIKSSSDKDAGNIEISDIAVSDSVIANQLIERSESFFKEAGAKSEELDAFLLEALDLAERRNLIRQEISIYNTVGKRFRNRSQYGEALKYHHRALKLAQSINDAALLADIYNQIGVVYRRIDDNSLALDMHFKALKLAEEVNDTFNISVSMNSIGNVNFNLERYHTAIEYLLRSMHLSEVTRNETGLAINHNNIGECLLRLGQADSALVHFFTSLEYNTKTGNRMGQSICYNSIGAAYIAKGEYDVAESYLERALEINRTMSDLMQVAMSLGKIGELHLITGNNEEALSYLTESFEIASSIGSRFQAEESARLLSSFFENKGNYKRSLEYFKIATQFKDSILNEKNMNHLNTIGAMMEVEAQRDRIQQLNEETLQQQEVLIRQRLMLFIVIIALVVIVATASVLVFRHRLRAKYADLRHQHKLLRSQLNPHFIFNALSAIQVYVLEHDTEKSTRFLTDFAKLMRMVLKLSHYDYILLRDEQEILRYYLSLQQLRFMTPFDYDLVIDPALDFNSVLVPPMITQPFVENAVEHGIMDLHEKGVLNIRFKKVNTQMIIEIEDNGIGINNSMQMKSEKPRSHESMATKLTKERLEVIRNDSGGKVGLEVIDKKDVNPFDHGTLVRIILPLVSQDSVKNASHG
- the dusB gene encoding tRNA dihydrouridine synthase DusB, whose product is MRIADITFRDKPLFLAPMEDVTDLVFRSLCKDFGADMLYTEFVSSDALIREVEKTRDKLILRDSERPVGIQIYGKDPDAMVEAAKIAEAAGPDLIDLNFGCPVKKIAVKGAGSGMLKTPDLLLEITERVVKAVKVPVTVKTRLGWDENSLIIETLAEQLQDVGISALTIHGRTRSQLYTGTADWEKIGAVKNNPRIKIPIIGNGDVTTAVQAGECFDKYGVDAVMIGRATIGRPWIFREIRHYLDTGELLQPLSMEEHVDFVKKHLCANVEWLGERRGILHTRRHLAVTFKGLPHFRDKKIKLLQSSSFEEILQLLSEVGEEYKDFIPSEVQCNNDSLSNEPDTTQQENQ